Genomic segment of Mercurialis annua linkage group LG6, ddMerAnnu1.2, whole genome shotgun sequence:
TTTCAAATTGCATAGAAATGTCATTGttctaaaaaaagtgaaatcgTTCAAGGCATTTGTTTTGGATTCCTTCGACCATATCCAGAGATTGATTTGAATTAGGCTATACCTCAGCTGAACATCATGACAATTGGCAAATCTACTGCAATTCTTACACATAGCTACGTGATCATAGGAGTTTTGCGGATGTAATTCGCACTGATTCCATCAAGAAAGCTGCAATACAATCATTGAGCTCGTCGTCTTTCATAGAGGACGAGGGCGGGGTCACGGCGGCGGATTCGACGAAGATAATGGCGGATTTGGAGTTGGAGGCGTTGAAATatcgtttttttaatttaatttttaattagatttaaaaattaattttatatctgtctaaataaattcttatttagaatgttttgaatttctttttaaattaaaaaatttgtttgaatttatCGAAATAAAAAAAGTGTGATATGACTCTTAAATTGAATTAGATGTTTTGAATATTTGCATCACTTTAGTAATAAAATCAtctaagttttttaatttatgttgctattaaaaattaaaaaatatagaagTGTAAAATTGTTGATTTTATAACGTCGGActgctttaaaaaaaaaaatcaaaggttggtgatttttttaatctattagccattcttttttaatgttttggaCAAAGATACAAAATTTCAATTGAGAGCGTACTTTTGAAATTAGATGGGTTTTTTAATAGGTTAATGGATTTCCctactttattaatttaattagcaTTTTATtgtaggcttaattacttaaaaaccacccaccttataattttttttcatttatatcatgatttaggaaaattttcaattgtaccctatttttgatttttatgtttcatttctaCTCTAttaattgacctattttcttttgaaaaaaagtttaaattacttcttcatttttaatttatattctgataaaacgttaatattaattatttatgtatcttatttttaatattttcatttttaaattaattaaattatcaaaaaaattactcttgaggtacaaacgaaacataaaaatcaaaaatagggtacaattaaaaaattttctaaatcgtggtataaatgaaaaaaagttgtaagataagtggtttttaagtaattaggtctTCATTGTAATAAGTCAAGGAAATAAGCTACAGTTTATTGCTATCATGGTGCAAGCGGTGCTTCTCTCTAAAATAGAGAGAGAATTTTCTAAAGAaagtttgtttatttgtttatttgttttattttaagtgTAGGGAACAATGATTTTCGCGACTTTTAATTGGATATCATCGTCTCTTAACTCgtctatttaatatttataatattttttaaataaattgcttCGTTGTGTTTTGGTGTGTTTCAATTTATGTGCAGTctattttatatagatttatAGATcgttcaagttttttttttactgtttgttcaaatttcaaattcagttttttaaaaattatgtttgaAGTATTTTAATAGCGGAACAAGCAATAAATAGAAATTCTGAAGATGCAATTGATTTCAGGAATTTCTTAACACTTGCTTTCTGGATATTTAACACCTGTAAAATTTATGtttcttaatttatattgtttttctgtttttttttgtgtgtCGATTATAggaatttagattttttatataattttgatttatgaTGTATTTCAACAATTGTAAATTACAACCTCGTTTTCCTTAATATATAATCTGTCTTTTGatagaaaaaaaagaaagaaaataagctAATTTGCGTCTACAAATTCACCAAAATGACCTTATTTGCACTggcatttgaaaaaaaaaatcgcaaaaattaaaaatgtcacCATCTTGCTTCTGACCTAATCTAAATACAACATTATCTCTGTTTTTCTCTCCCTAATTCTATAGTTTCTCATCAAATACAACAATTAAAATCTTACTTAATATTATCCGATCCATCATATCATATCACCTtctataaaagaaaaaacaaacattattaAAACAGAAATAAAATTAGTATTCTATTATTACATTCTCTTCTTGTCTTAAACCCTCCAACAacacaaaacaaagaaaaaaaatgtctATCCAAAACCCAACTCCTACTACAGTTATTTCTATGCAACTTCAAGAAATAGAGAGTGAGAGCAGACACTGTAGCCAACTTTTCAAGTCTTATCCTTCACCCACTGCTCAATTTGAACATCTTCTTCAAAGTTCAGATCTTTTCTGGGACAAGCTTAAAGCTTTTCATCAATCTTTTGGCACCAAATTTATGTAAGTGTCACCTGTTTTTTTACATTTCTCTTATCtgggttttattttttaattattgggTTTGTGTTAGATATTATTTTGCTCgagtttttatatgttttttttttttttgaagttaaTTTGGCTGATTTTTCTTGTTTATGAGTGTGTGAAGTTTCAATCTTTTCTTTAAATTAGAGTAAAGTAACTGTCTTGTTATATTTTGTGATTTTGCAGATTTAATTAGTATTTGCATGTTGATTGATAATTCTGTTAGCAGCCTCTTTTGAATTAATTGCTTTATGAGTAAtaatgaatttgattttttggtCAGGTGGTTTAAATAGCCTCTTTTATGTCAATCTATTTGTTgctattttctattttagatttttaatggATGACTTGTGATACAAAAACATTTATGGCTTTTCTTTCATTTTATCTATTTGTtgatttatttagttttatataAACTTTGGATGAAGGCATGGAATAACATCCTTCTTGCCAATTTTTCTTGCATAGGGTTCCTACTGTGGGAGGAAAAGCTCTTGATCTTCACCATCTTTTTGTGGAGGTAACATCTCGAGGCGGCCTCGAGAaggtaatttttttagaatatctATTTTGAAACTTGAAGGAGTTTTAATATAACTTGCGATATACtgttttaattgtctgcaacctCATTTATTTCATAGTTGAATTAAAAATAGTGTCAAGTGTGGTTTATTAGTTGAATTAAAAATAGTGTCAAGTGTGTTTTCATAGTTGGAAGACGTTTTGCTTGATTCATGACTTTATGGTATCTTTCTTATGGTCTTGACATAATTGCAGGTGATTAGAGATCGCAAATGGAAGGATGTGATAGCAGCCTTTAATTTCCCGTCAACAATTACTAGTGCATCTTTTGTTTTAAGGAAGTACTACCTATCAATACTTTACCACTTCGAGCAGGTCTATCAGTTCCACAAACAGGTCCCTTCAGTCTCAGTGTCAGGTAGATAGACATGATACTCGTAGTTTTTTTATCAGTTGGTACATGcatatttacatttaaatataaacttttttcATTCCTTTTCACAGATGTTGTGAATGAGAATCTTGAGAATGGATCTGCAGATCTAGATGAAGGTGGCACGCCAAACCAACTTCACGGTAAGGGTGAGTCAGTCTTGATTTTTAATCAAGAGCACTAGTCTACTTCCATAGTTATGTAATAGCTCTATATTATTTGGCATATGTCCGTGTGTGTTAGTTTATTTTTGACTACTTATAGTGGTAGAAATGTCAAAGTTTTGATAGGATCAGCCGTTCTGATAATTTTTCGAGATAAATCAGTAGATTTTGATCAAACCCGCATAATTAATTGGTAGAAGAAATTTATTAGTATTAATTTCCAGATATTGTGGCATTGCATTTAGCTGTTGAGTGAAATAGTCTACATGTTCCATGTCTGAGGCCCGGATTAAAGAATTCTCCCTAATTGTGATTTCTTTTCTGTGGTTATGTGTAGCTGAATTCTGTTTTATTTGGAGCTTCCTAAATGCTTTATCGTTTACTTGTTTGTTGCCAACTCTTTGGATTGTCTATGTAAATAAAGTACTCAGCCCCAGTCGTTTACAACGGTTTGAGTTCCTAAATAAATAGATTGATGCCTTTTTATGTAATGATGTACAAAGCCCCCCATCACATGTAGGAAACAACAAGGATGATCTTTTATTATCTTgcctaaaaaaaattcagtttttgTACTATTTACATTGCAGTTCCTGCTGCTATTTGTTTGTCAGCTGAGCAATTAAGACTATTGGGTATATACAAGTATTATATTATCTTGCATGATGATAAGTTAATACTCTTGTGGTCGTAGGAAGTCCAGAATTGGATCTTGGCTCTTCTGTGAATGGAATCATTGATGGAAAATTCGATAATGGCTATTTGGTTACTGTAACCTTGGGCTCTGAACATCTCAAAGGCGTCCTCTATCATATTCCTAACTCGTTCAACGTGTCTCAGAATTCTCATACTGTAGATTTACCCCATCACCGGCACCGTAAAAGATCCCGGTTATTGTTACGTGATCCCTCTCGGCCCAAGTCACATAGGAGTGGCTACAATTTCTTCTTTGCTGAGCATTATGCCCGGCTAAAGCCTTTACACCATGGGCAAGAGAGACTCATTAGCAAGAAGATTGGTGTCCTATGGAACAGCCTAACAGAGGCAGAAAAGCAAGTATGCACAAACTAAACCATTCTGAGTTTATGTTGGACTGTTAATGATGTTACGGTGGTTTCAACACACGTATGCTCACGCAAACACATATTTTAATCCATTCATTTACACATTTCATCTGAGAAAATGTAATATTATGTGCTAAGTATTACGTGCAGATATCAGTTTCTGTGTTCTTTTTCCAACTTTATTTTAGAAGGCTTTAACAAGTTATGATAAACGAATAGAATCTAATACTGTAATAAACTATGCTTCTACGCTGAGAAACTAAAATCTGCCCAATGATTTAGTTTTCACCTCGCCTGCAATTTTCCATTGTTGTGATGCAGGTTTATCAGGAGAAAGGTTTGAAGGACATGGAGAGGTACAGGACGGAAATGCTGGAGTACCGATCTTCATATGCTCAATAGAGTCTGAGTACCAATCATCAATGTTCTCTTAGTGTAGGATCGTAGTTGCTGCTGCTGGTTGTAGTTCTAGTTTAACTATTCTTTTTTGGAACAGTAGCTATAGTCTAACTTGTTCATTATTATTAGCGTCTTCTTTTTATGACATTATGTCTGTA
This window contains:
- the LOC126686617 gene encoding high mobility group B protein 10 isoform X3, yielding MSIQNPTPTTVISMQLQEIESESRHCSQLFKSYPSPTAQFEHLLQSSDLFWDKLKAFHQSFGTKFMVPTVGGKALDLHHLFVEVTSRGGLEKVIRDRKWKDVIAAFNFPSTITSASFVLRKYYLSILYHFEQVYQFHKQVPSVSVSDVVNENLENGSADLDEGGTPNQLHGKELDLGSSVNGIIDGKFDNGYLVTVTLGSEHLKGVLYHIPNSFNVSQNSHTVDLPHHRHRKRSRLLLRDPSRPKSHRSGYNFFFAEHYARLKPLHHGQERLISKKIGVLWNSLTEAEKQVYQEKGLKDMERYRTEMLEYRSSYAQ
- the LOC126686617 gene encoding high mobility group B protein 10 isoform X4, with the protein product MSIQNPTPTTVISMQLQEIESESRHCSQLFKSYPSPTAQFEHLLQSSDLFWDKLKAFHQSFGTKFMVPTVGGKALDLHHLFVEVTSRGGLEKVIRDRKWKDVIAAFNFPSTITSASFVLRKYYLSILYHFEQVYQFHKQVPSVSVSDVVNENLENGSADLDEGGTPNQLHELDLGSSVNGIIDGKFDNGYLVTVTLGSEHLKGVLYHIPNSFNVSQNSHTVDLPHHRHRKRSRLLLRDPSRPKSHRSGYNFFFAEHYARLKPLHHGQERLISKKIGVLWNSLTEAEKQVYQEKGLKDMERYRTEMLEYRSSYAQ
- the LOC126686617 gene encoding high mobility group B protein 10 isoform X1, producing MSIQNPTPTTVISMQLQEIESESRHCSQLFKSYPSPTAQFEHLLQSSDLFWDKLKAFHQSFGTKFMVPTVGGKALDLHHLFVEVTSRGGLEKVIRDRKWKDVIAAFNFPSTITSASFVLRKYYLSILYHFEQVYQFHKQVPSVSVSDVVNENLENGSADLDEGGTPNQLHGKGSPELDLGSSVNGIIDGKFDNGYLVTVTLGSEHLKGVLYHIPNSFNVSQNSHTVDLPHHRHRKRSRLLLRDPSRPKSHRSGYNFFFAEHYARLKPLHHGQERLISKKIGVLWNSLTEAEKQVYQEKGLKDMERYRTEMLEYRSSYAQ
- the LOC126686617 gene encoding high mobility group B protein 10 isoform X2, whose amino-acid sequence is MSIQNPTPTTVISMQLQEIESESRHCSQLFKSYPSPTAQFEHLLQSSDLFWDKLKAFHQSFGTKFMVPTVGGKALDLHHLFVEVTSRGGLEKVIRDRKWKDVIAAFNFPSTITSASFVLRKYYLSILYHFEQVYQFHKQVPSVSVSDVVNENLENGSADLDEGGTPNQLHGSPELDLGSSVNGIIDGKFDNGYLVTVTLGSEHLKGVLYHIPNSFNVSQNSHTVDLPHHRHRKRSRLLLRDPSRPKSHRSGYNFFFAEHYARLKPLHHGQERLISKKIGVLWNSLTEAEKQVYQEKGLKDMERYRTEMLEYRSSYAQ